Within Plodia interpunctella isolate USDA-ARS_2022_Savannah chromosome 17, ilPloInte3.2, whole genome shotgun sequence, the genomic segment ttaaataattatcacaaaatttttCTTAAGTCTGTTcgtcatatttttcttaaaaggCGACTAACAATCTCATCACTAAAAATTGAGTGACAGATACAGCACTATAGCCAAAGATccgattattttttcaaaacccAAGGATATTCTTAGCATCCAGTTCGATAGAGAAGTTTGTGGTAAGTTGTCTAAATTTATAATCTGTTAATCTCAATATGTACATTAAAACCATACAGTGAATAAGGCCACCGAAATCATTTCACTGGCTTATATTTCATATACACTACATATTGCAACTTCAACTTCAAAGtgataatttacaaaatgacaagtctttaaaataaagaattcgACAAGATTTTTCCATCCAATATCAATACAATCCATCAGGATTAAATACCCACTGGCAGGTCAGACATTGCTTCAGTTTCAAATTATGCAAGATATTCGCTTTTAATGGTTttctttattgaaattttataaagaaaccTTAAGATAACTAAGGTCCCGTTTCACTGTTCACTGCAAAAGTATCTTGTGTTCTATAAATCGAACagtgataaaattttgtttcacaaGTCTTTGATAGGGCCATCGCATCAGTCAGGCAGATCTATCACGCAGTTTTATAtatcagattacaatatgatattttgttagaaaatgGTAAAGCAGtctctttaatttattaaattaataattaaaatcaattatcttTAGACTCGAATCAATGTCTTTATCTAGTACGTTTGCAATGTCCATCTTGTATGCTCAGTtacaaatatttctaataagcttaacttagaaaataaaacgataaacgcaatacacataaataataatgactgtaaacaccataataaatatttaaagggaAATACAAGAATTCTATCTATGTGGTATACACAATTGTCCTATAAACTCTGTATTTAAGATGATAATCTAAAGGGCCTTTCATTAATTGATGAGTAAATGAGATAttaggtttttaaaatttgtgtcAGAATATATCCTATCTCACACAAACACAATTATTATCATCTCTTTACAACCATGAAACATTGAATACAGtcagaaaattaaatagctTACTAGCAATAGTGGAAATTCAACCATAATTATAAGGAAACAAATGCCATTTTCACTTGTTGCCgttagataatttttaaaataagttcaCAAAGTCATATctacattttaatgaaaatttttctataaaatattttagttctaGAACAATTTTAAAAGCGATAATTGCGTAAATTAAAAGACAAAGAAAgaactatatttaattaggCGTTGGCATAATAGTATTTTCCTTggcaaactttttatttagctGACTGTAAGGCCCCAAGTTATTGCAGTAAGGGACGTCGAGAGTTGAACCAAGCGGATAcatcttataataaaataatttcactagGCTATCTACAATAAGCTGACAACCGTGGACTTGGAGAAAAACTGGCGATATTTTAAGGACATTATGGACCATATTTGAATGAGTCTTGGCTTATAGACCTCATCAGAGACCAATAGTGGGTTTAGATACTCCGTCATGATACGAGTCTATTAATCTTACCAGTGTATCAGCATCATCTGAGCATATTCCCGGTTGCTTACTGagccgttaagcgtcggaggccacagtccactttcctactttttcatctCCACATCGCGCGGACTTCTATTTACAAAATCCTCTATGAACCAATTGTCGCCAGTTTTTTccaaaatccatactaataacaagaaaatacaATGATAAAACTCTGCATTTCCAGACGAATTAACGCCTTAACAACACTTAAttcgattaaaataaaataaataaacacgacAGCACAACACAAGTGCACACAATCTTGGATTGCTTACCTAAtctatatgtacataatatacgtGAGCCAATAGGGAACGGGTATCTTaactatacaatataattacatactttCTATACATGTTCGAATCTCATATCTATTGCTAGCTACCATTTTACAATAACAAATGCAAAGGAAATCTATGGAACTTTTCTGTAATTGACTTTTTTGAGAGCATTAAATGATGTTTGGACTATAAAATCTAAGATCtgctttattataaagagctaGTGGGACTTTGCCTCAAGTAAACAAGATGGCGCTAGACTAGAAGTCTAACAGTTTTatctaaaaacatttttctaatattcGAATCTCACTGTATCACATGTAATTTTCGtgcgaataaattatttcgttactgtcaaaataaaaaatactaatttctaCATTCTCGCCAACATATTTTAGAGACTTCTTTAGCTTTCGATTCCCTAAACATAAAAAGTTACAgcttattttagttaaattatgTTTGGTCCTTATCTCTGACACTTGACAACTGAAGAAGGCAGAGAATGAGACAGATTGTCCTTATCTCACTTTACAATATGTATTTCACATTGTCAGaaactaaacatattttaactaaaatagaaTGATAATAACCCTTTTTAAAGAATTTGGGATATAATTTACAGTAATAAGGCTATAATTGTAAAAGCAAAGCAAATTGTTAAGTTCACtcatacaaatatagatagaAATTCATAGGCATAAAAATCATGTATAAAAATCGTGTCTATGGTGTGGCCATTCCACACCAactttatacataaaaatctaTGGATTGTATGATACATATTATCTTATTATGacacaattatttaaacatattttacaataagagTATTCAAATACAGGAAAGCTCCAATACACATCAACACAACACACAAACAAATCTTCGAATGGAATTCACAACTAGCCATTTGCACCTCTTTAAAATGTCTATTATCAGGACCTCAGAAACATGTTAACCCTTCATTGCatgatttaatatattcttgtgaaaaaaatcataagCATGTAATTAAAGCCCAGggatatgtaaaaaataataaaaaaaatctatgacattttttagtatttattttttaaaaaaaaccttatgaTGTAAATTTCCATCATTATGCAATTGGTATCAATGACCACagtacaaaatgtaataattaaaaaataatcagtttttgtgataattttcaaaacagttattatttttattcaaacagAGATTCACCCCACATTTGCTACATGTTATTGTAGAGTACCCCCTACATTGGGGGTACTTACAACGCAGAGACCCACCAACTTGTGGCCAGTGATCTATTCCATCCCTTCTTATATCTTTTGGTGGAGCAACAGTGGCTGGTCCCCTCTTCCTCTTTGCCTCTATCTCATTTTCTAGAAAACTGGTACTGGGACGACCTCTTTTCACCTCTGTGTCAGCTCCTAAAGTACACAAAACATGTGCCAATTCATTACGAAAATTGCCCATTGAAAGTATATCTTTATTGGGTATATTTCTGTTTGctgcattttttttgtacattatcCATGAATTAATCACTGTTAAATCAAGTAGATGAAAAAAGATGCGCAAGTACCACTTTTTAGACCTTAATGGAATATGGAACCTTCCCAAAAAACTGTCCATTAAATCTACACCCCCCATGTGCTTATTATATTCATGGACAATTTGTGGACAATTAATTTCTACCTTTTCCTTTTTTGACTTGTCATACCTAGTGACAGTAGACACTGGTGCTGCTCCAACATAAGTTGATAACAGTGTCACAATCTTGTTATCCTTCCAAGTGACACAAGCCATCTCAATCCCATCAAATGTAGATGTTCTTTCTTCATGACTGCCTCTTGGTACTGCCTTCTTCATGAACTCTTTTTTTTCTGGTAATTTTGAGTTAGGGATCCTATTTTGCTGGACAGTGCCAACACAGTGAATTCCTTGTTTAgcgagaaaataaattagaggCAGTGATgtgtaaaaattatcaaaatacactatataattttgataccTTGGTACACTTCTCAGCAAACGAACAACTACATTCCCTGTAGCTCCTATGTCTGGTTCTCCTTCCATTGTCCCTGTATTTTCTTGTCCAGCATATAATTCAAATGTGTGTGCAAACCCAGATAAATCACAgagtacataaaatttaaaacccCATTTGTGTGGTTTATTTGGAAGGTACTGCTTAAGAAAATGTGCAACCTTTGTTGCGCACATCTGCTCATCCACAGATAGCCGTTGATCCATAGGTAGTGTAGAAAACCTTGCTTTGAGGTGTTCAATAACAGGACGAATCTTGAATAATCGGTCATGATCAGCATGGCCAACAGGCTTGTGAAGAtcattgttttgaaaatgCAATGAAAGTTTTATTCTTTCAAATTTGTTAACTGGCATAACGCAAGAAACTGGGCCATAACCATAAACAGGATGCCAATATGATCtggtattttgaaatttttgcaCTGACATGAACAGCAACATACCAAAAAACTTTTGCATATCTAATCctgtgtatattattttgttattaggATCTTTTTGCATGCCatataaattagtttcttcTACAATTTTCTGTATGAAatcatca encodes:
- the LOC128676862 gene encoding piggyBac transposable element-derived protein 1-like isoform X2, coding for MSRKKTNLANKDIEHYLAQLEDGWLSEDGLEADESDDEGPSNSHYTRDELLHLLADENDNEDDQQVNEEDPPLVEDPQEETEIQNSSPSGNVLNFVLDKRKLVWKKKNMEFDKDNIRFLGSSAFPPEIAQLETPYQCFKYFFNDDFIQKIVEETNLYGMQKDPNNKIIYTGLDMQKFFGMLLFMSVQKFQNTRSYWHPVYGYGPVSCVMPVNKFERIKLSLHFQNNDLHKPVGHADHDRLFKIRPVIEHLKARFSTLPMDQRLSVDEQMCATKVAHFLKQYLPNKPHKWGFKFYVLCDLSGFAHTFELYAGQENTGTMEGEPDIGATGNVVVRLLRSVPRYQNYIVYFDNFYTSLPLIYFLAKQGIHCVGTVQQNRIPNSKLPEKKEFMKKAVPRGSHEERTSTFDGIEMACVTWKDNKIVTLLSTYVGAAPVSTVTRS
- the LOC128676862 gene encoding piggyBac transposable element-derived protein 3-like isoform X1 codes for the protein MSRKKTNLANKDIEHYLAQLEDGWLSEDGLEADESDDEGPSNSHYTRDELLHLLADENDNEDDQQVNEEDPPLVEDPQEETEIQNSSPSGNVLNFVLDKRKLVWKKKNMEFDKDNIRFLGSSAFPPEIAQLETPYQCFKYFFNDDFIQKIVEETNLYGMQKDPNNKIIYTGLDMQKFFGMLLFMSVQKFQNTRSYWHPVYGYGPVSCVMPVNKFERIKLSLHFQNNDLHKPVGHADHDRLFKIRPVIEHLKARFSTLPMDQRLSVDEQMCATKVAHFLKQYLPNKPHKWGFKFYVLCDLSGFAHTFELYAGQENTGTMEGEPDIGATGNVVVRLLRSVPRYQNYIVYFDNFYTSLPLIYFLAKQGIHCVGTVQQNRIPNSKLPEKKEFMKKAVPRGSHEERTSTFDGIEMACVTWKDNKIVTLLSTYVGAAPVSTVTRYDKSKKEKVEINCPQIVHEYNKHMGGVDLMDSFLGRFHIPLRSKKWYLRIFFHLLDLTVINSWIMYKKNAANRNIPNKDILSMGNFRNELAHVLCTLGADTEVKRGRPSTSFLENEIEAKRKRGPATVAPPKDIRRDGIDHWPQVGGSLRCKYPQCRGYSTITCSKCGVNLCLNKNNNCFENYHKN